Proteins encoded within one genomic window of Longimicrobium sp.:
- a CDS encoding glutamine--tRNA ligase/YqeY domain fusion protein: protein MDTTSTETEGRAAAEAFAAREGLDFIRAIVAEDLRAGKHDTIVTRFPPEPNGYLHVGHAKAIGLNWGIAAETGGRFHLRFDDTNPETEDIHYVESIIDVIRWLGFDWGEHLYFAADYFEEMYRYAEFLVQRGLAYVDSSSEEEIREARGTVTEPGRPTRFRDRAPEESLDLFRRMRAGEFGDGEHVLRAKIDLAARNMVLRDPVLYRIRHAHHYRTGDKWCIYPLYDYAHPIEDAIEGITHSLCSLEFENNRPLYDWVVEHWQDFERSRGRTPARPRQYEFARGELDYTVTSKRKVLELVNGGFVSGWDDPRLPTLAGLRRRGVTPEAIRAFWERMGVTKANTRIDLAKLEHAIREDLNTRSPRVLCVLKPLRVVLANYPEGRTEELDAPYWPHDVPNEGSRPLPFSRVVYIDRDDFMEDPPKGFHRLSPGAEVRLRYAYVIRCEEVIKDESGEVVELRCTYDPATRGGTTPDGRTVRGTIQWVSAEHAVPCEVRLYDRLFTIPEPEMAEGDFKDYLNPASLTVVRGAVVEPGVRSDPPGSRYQFERLGYFCSDIVESTPDALVFNRTVALRDTFGVTLRPAPSHAPAAAGERKKKKAAPAEAPEPRSQAPAVEPHRTPELEERRGRYASELGLAPEDAEMLTRDLATAMAFEGALEGGASAKGAANWVIHELPREIGGRTIENLPFSGRELGELVALVEDGTLSVTGARQVLAKMVDGGGHPREWVEKLGLRQVSDPEALAPVVDAVVAANAAKAEEYRGGKTGLLGFFMGQVMRQTGGRANPETVKELLERRLGG, encoded by the coding sequence GTGGACACCACCAGCACCGAGACCGAGGGCCGCGCGGCGGCGGAGGCGTTCGCCGCGCGCGAGGGCCTGGACTTCATCCGCGCCATCGTCGCCGAAGACCTGCGCGCGGGGAAGCACGACACCATCGTCACCCGCTTCCCGCCGGAGCCCAACGGCTACCTGCACGTCGGCCACGCCAAGGCCATCGGGCTCAACTGGGGGATCGCGGCGGAGACCGGCGGGCGCTTCCACCTGCGCTTCGACGACACCAACCCCGAGACCGAGGACATCCACTACGTCGAGTCCATCATCGACGTGATCCGGTGGCTGGGCTTCGACTGGGGCGAGCACCTGTACTTCGCGGCCGACTACTTCGAGGAGATGTACCGGTACGCCGAGTTCCTCGTCCAGCGGGGCCTGGCGTACGTGGACTCGTCGAGCGAAGAGGAGATCCGCGAGGCGCGCGGCACGGTGACCGAGCCGGGGCGCCCCACCCGCTTCCGCGACCGCGCGCCGGAGGAGAGCCTGGACCTCTTCCGCCGCATGCGCGCGGGCGAGTTCGGCGACGGCGAGCACGTGCTGCGCGCGAAGATCGACCTGGCCGCGCGCAACATGGTGCTGCGCGACCCCGTCCTCTACCGCATCCGCCACGCGCACCACTACCGCACCGGCGACAAGTGGTGCATCTACCCGCTGTACGACTACGCGCACCCGATCGAGGACGCCATCGAGGGGATCACCCACTCGCTCTGCTCGCTGGAGTTCGAGAACAACCGGCCGCTCTACGACTGGGTGGTGGAGCACTGGCAGGACTTCGAGCGCTCGCGGGGGCGGACGCCCGCGCGCCCGCGCCAGTACGAGTTCGCGCGGGGCGAGCTGGACTACACGGTCACCAGCAAGCGCAAGGTGCTGGAGCTGGTGAACGGCGGGTTCGTGAGCGGCTGGGACGATCCGCGCCTGCCTACCCTGGCCGGGCTCAGGCGGCGCGGCGTCACGCCCGAGGCGATCCGCGCCTTCTGGGAGCGCATGGGCGTCACCAAGGCGAACACGCGCATCGACCTCGCCAAGCTGGAGCACGCCATCCGCGAGGACCTCAACACCCGCTCGCCGCGCGTGCTCTGCGTGCTGAAGCCGCTGCGCGTGGTGCTCGCCAACTACCCCGAGGGTCGGACCGAGGAGCTGGACGCGCCCTACTGGCCGCACGACGTGCCCAACGAGGGCTCGCGCCCGCTCCCGTTCTCGCGCGTGGTCTACATCGACCGCGACGACTTCATGGAGGACCCGCCGAAGGGCTTCCACCGCCTCTCGCCCGGCGCCGAGGTGCGGCTGCGCTACGCCTACGTGATCCGCTGCGAGGAGGTCATCAAAGACGAATCGGGCGAAGTCGTCGAGTTGCGCTGCACGTACGACCCGGCCACGCGCGGGGGGACCACGCCCGACGGGCGCACGGTGCGGGGGACGATCCAGTGGGTCTCGGCCGAGCACGCGGTGCCGTGCGAGGTGCGGCTCTACGACCGCCTCTTCACCATCCCCGAGCCCGAGATGGCGGAGGGCGACTTCAAGGACTACCTGAACCCCGCCTCGCTCACGGTCGTCCGGGGCGCGGTGGTCGAGCCGGGCGTCCGGAGCGACCCGCCCGGGAGCCGCTACCAGTTCGAGCGGCTCGGCTACTTCTGCTCGGACATCGTCGAGTCCACCCCCGACGCGCTGGTCTTCAACCGCACCGTGGCCCTGCGCGACACCTTCGGGGTGACGCTGCGCCCCGCGCCGTCCCACGCTCCCGCCGCCGCGGGAGAGCGGAAAAAGAAGAAGGCCGCGCCGGCGGAGGCACCCGAGCCGCGCTCGCAGGCCCCCGCCGTGGAGCCGCACCGCACGCCGGAGCTCGAGGAGCGGCGCGGCCGCTACGCGTCGGAGCTGGGGCTCGCCCCGGAGGACGCGGAGATGCTCACGCGCGACCTGGCGACGGCGATGGCGTTCGAGGGCGCGCTGGAGGGCGGGGCGAGCGCGAAGGGCGCGGCCAACTGGGTGATCCACGAGCTGCCGCGCGAGATCGGCGGCCGCACCATCGAGAACCTCCCCTTCAGCGGGCGCGAGCTGGGCGAGCTGGTGGCGCTGGTGGAGGACGGGACGCTCTCCGTCACCGGCGCCCGCCAGGTGCTGGCGAAGATGGTGGACGGCGGCGGCCACCCGCGCGAGTGGGTGGAGAAGCTGGGGCTGCGCCAGGTGAGCGACCCCGAGGCCCTGGCCCCCGTGGTGGACGCGGTGGTCGCCGCCAACGCCGCCAAGGCCGAGGAGTACCGCGGCGGGAAGACGGGGCTGCTGGGCTTCTTCATGGGCCAGGTGATGCGGCAGACCGGCGGCAGGGCCAACCCCGAGACGGTGAAGGAGCTGCTGGAGCGGCGGCTGGGCGGCTGA
- the tadA gene encoding tRNA adenosine(34) deaminase TadA: MNRHPPGEAGLAPTVIMMTEEAQDEHWMRLALEEARAAEALGEVPVGAVIVRGGELVSRGHNLTHTLQDPSAHAEMVAIRRAAQAIGHWRLLDCALYVTLEPCAMCSGAIVLARVPRLVYAAADPKAGMSGSLENLVQYPKLNHRVELTAGVLAEEAGEMLRAFFRARRRSQVNPQDTADPPS; encoded by the coding sequence ATGAACCGGCATCCCCCGGGCGAGGCAGGCCTCGCCCCTACGGTGATCATGATGACCGAAGAGGCGCAGGACGAGCACTGGATGCGGCTGGCGCTGGAGGAGGCGCGCGCGGCCGAGGCGCTGGGCGAGGTGCCGGTGGGGGCGGTGATCGTCCGCGGCGGCGAGCTGGTGTCGCGCGGGCACAACCTGACGCACACGCTGCAGGACCCCAGCGCCCACGCCGAGATGGTGGCCATCCGCCGCGCCGCGCAGGCGATCGGGCACTGGCGGCTGCTGGACTGCGCGCTCTACGTCACGCTGGAGCCGTGCGCCATGTGCTCGGGCGCCATCGTGCTCGCGCGCGTCCCGCGGCTGGTGTACGCGGCCGCCGACCCCAAGGCGGGGATGTCGGGGTCGCTGGAGAACCTGGTGCAGTACCCGAAGCTCAACCACCGCGTCGAGCTGACGGCGGGCGTCCTCGCCGAGGAGGCGGGCGAGATGCTGCGCGCCTTCTTCCGCGCCCGCCGCCGCAGCCAGGTCAACCCGCAGGACACGGCCGACCCGCCGTCGTAA
- the lexA gene encoding transcriptional repressor LexA translates to MPEPLTKIERRILNYLVDYLRENTYQPSIREIGKRFGIKSTKTVSEHLQSLADKGHIERDASRSRGVKIIGMNLYPQVLSVPLYGTISAGTPALVRENVAESYEIDRKLVPSADAFFLRVSGDSMEGVGIQDGDLVAVEPVDQDEVKAGDIVAARIDGEGTVKRYFEKDDQVILEPANPNYPPILVKEHEDFSLLGRVTGLFRHVDREPVES, encoded by the coding sequence ATGCCCGAGCCGTTGACCAAGATCGAGCGCAGGATTCTCAACTACCTCGTCGACTACCTCCGCGAGAACACGTACCAGCCGAGCATCCGCGAGATCGGCAAGCGCTTCGGCATCAAGTCCACCAAGACGGTCTCGGAGCACCTCCAGTCGCTGGCCGACAAGGGCCACATCGAGCGCGACGCCTCGCGCTCGCGGGGGGTGAAGATCATCGGGATGAACCTGTACCCGCAGGTGCTCTCGGTGCCGCTCTACGGGACGATCTCGGCCGGCACGCCGGCGCTGGTGCGCGAGAACGTGGCCGAGAGCTACGAGATCGACCGCAAGCTGGTGCCCTCGGCCGACGCCTTCTTCCTGCGGGTGAGCGGCGACAGCATGGAGGGCGTGGGCATCCAGGACGGCGACCTGGTGGCCGTGGAGCCCGTGGACCAGGACGAGGTGAAGGCCGGCGACATCGTGGCCGCGCGCATCGACGGCGAGGGGACGGTGAAGCGCTACTTCGAGAAGGACGACCAGGTGATCCTGGAGCCGGCCAACCCGAACTACCCGCCGATCCTGGTGAAGGAGCACGAGGACTTCTCGCTGCTGGGCCGCGTCACCGGCCTCTTCCGCCACGTCGACCGCGAGCCGGTCGAGTCGTAG
- the gltX gene encoding glutamate--tRNA ligase encodes MADQVRVRFAPSPTGYLHVGGARTALFNWLFARREGGVFVLRIEDTDRERSTEESTRTILEGMTWLGLSWDEGPFFQTAGFERHRADAERLLAEGKAYRCFCTPEELEAKRQAAGVEYRYDRACRAVPREESDARAAAGEPFTVRFRVPEGATEWNDEVYGPIRFDNESIDDLVILRSDGTPIYNLAVVSDDIDMRITHVVRGEDHVANTPKQILLYQALGAQVPTFAHLPMILGDDGKKLSKRRNAVAVGDYAGQGVLPEALVNFLALLGWNPGGDRELMSVDEMVELFSLERINKKGAVFDLEKLFWMNGQYIMNRPAAELVPLVGEQLVRLGLMEPGEVEERRAWLEAVIEMFKPRARTTVEIAEKARIFFDVELEYEPDAVAKHWKDAGETGARLLAVREALAGVEPWEPAAIEGALRAAAERVGAGFGKVAQPLRIALTGSAASPGIDAVVAALGRERTLRRIDAARERLGAAQGV; translated from the coding sequence ATGGCCGACCAGGTCCGCGTCCGCTTCGCACCGAGCCCCACGGGCTACCTGCACGTGGGGGGCGCCCGCACGGCGCTCTTCAACTGGCTCTTCGCCCGCAGGGAGGGGGGCGTCTTCGTGCTGCGCATCGAGGACACCGACCGCGAGCGGAGCACCGAGGAGTCGACGCGGACGATCCTGGAGGGGATGACCTGGCTCGGCCTGAGCTGGGACGAGGGGCCCTTCTTCCAGACCGCCGGCTTCGAGCGCCACAGGGCCGACGCCGAGCGGCTGCTGGCCGAGGGGAAGGCGTACCGCTGCTTCTGCACTCCCGAGGAGCTGGAGGCCAAGCGCCAGGCCGCCGGCGTGGAGTACCGCTACGACCGCGCCTGCCGCGCGGTCCCGCGCGAGGAGAGCGACGCCCGCGCCGCCGCCGGCGAGCCGTTCACCGTGCGCTTCCGCGTCCCCGAGGGCGCCACGGAGTGGAACGACGAGGTGTACGGGCCGATCCGCTTCGACAACGAGAGCATCGACGACCTGGTGATCCTGCGCTCCGACGGCACCCCGATCTACAACCTGGCGGTGGTGTCGGACGACATCGACATGCGCATCACCCACGTGGTGCGCGGCGAGGACCACGTGGCCAACACGCCCAAGCAGATCCTCCTCTACCAGGCCTTGGGCGCGCAGGTGCCCACCTTCGCGCACCTGCCGATGATCCTGGGCGACGACGGGAAGAAGCTCTCCAAGCGCAGGAACGCCGTGGCCGTGGGCGACTACGCCGGCCAGGGGGTCCTCCCCGAGGCGCTGGTCAACTTCCTGGCGCTCCTGGGGTGGAACCCCGGCGGCGACCGCGAGCTGATGAGCGTGGACGAGATGGTGGAGCTCTTCTCGCTGGAGCGCATCAACAAGAAGGGCGCGGTCTTCGACCTGGAGAAGCTCTTCTGGATGAACGGGCAGTACATCATGAACAGGCCCGCCGCGGAGCTGGTGCCTCTGGTGGGCGAGCAGCTGGTGCGGCTGGGACTGATGGAGCCGGGCGAGGTGGAGGAGCGGCGCGCCTGGCTGGAGGCCGTGATCGAGATGTTCAAGCCCCGCGCGCGCACCACCGTCGAGATCGCCGAGAAGGCGAGGATCTTCTTCGACGTGGAGCTGGAGTACGAGCCCGACGCGGTGGCGAAGCACTGGAAAGACGCGGGGGAGACCGGCGCGCGGCTCCTGGCGGTGCGCGAGGCGCTGGCCGGGGTGGAGCCGTGGGAGCCGGCGGCGATCGAGGGCGCGCTACGGGCGGCGGCCGAGCGCGTCGGCGCGGGGTTCGGCAAGGTGGCGCAGCCGCTCCGGATCGCCCTCACCGGGAGCGCCGCGAGCCCCGGGATCGACGCGGTGGTGGCGGCGCTGGGGCGCGAGCGGACGCTCAGGCGGATCGACGCGGCGCGGGAGCGGCTGGGCGCGGCGCAGGGTGTTTAG
- a CDS encoding dihydroorotase produces the protein MRPVLVRGGRVVDPSQGLDAVLDLALVDGRVAELGESLAAPDGAEVIDASGIVVAPGLIDVHVHLREPGQEHKETIASGALAAAAGGFAAVVAMPNTDPVIDSPAAVGFVRAQGELVREKARGARVYPSGCITLGQRGEQLTEFGELVEAGAVCVTDDGKPVTHAGIMRMALEYAQSFDLPVAVHAEEPTLSRGGSMNEGIIASRLGLTGIPNASEDVMIARDLLLAELTGGRLHVQHVATRGGVELIRAAKAKGVRVSAEATPHHFTLTDAAVGWYDTSAKMNPPLRSEADRDAVRQGVADGTLDVIATDHAPHHYDEKEQAFEDAPFGIVGLETALGLAFTELVATGLLDLSALVDRMSCAPARALRLDRFGLGTLRVGAKADVTLMDPLSEWTVDVKKFLSRSRNTPFDGRRLRCRAVRTIVAGRTVWSAEAGR, from the coding sequence GTGAGGCCGGTGCTGGTGCGCGGCGGCCGGGTGGTGGACCCGTCGCAGGGGCTGGACGCGGTGCTCGACCTGGCCCTCGTCGACGGCAGGGTGGCCGAGCTGGGCGAGTCGCTCGCGGCGCCGGACGGCGCGGAGGTGATCGACGCGTCCGGGATCGTGGTCGCCCCGGGGCTGATCGACGTGCACGTGCATCTCCGCGAGCCGGGGCAGGAGCACAAGGAGACGATCGCCAGCGGGGCGCTGGCCGCGGCGGCCGGGGGCTTCGCCGCGGTGGTGGCGATGCCGAACACCGACCCCGTGATCGACTCGCCCGCCGCCGTGGGCTTCGTCCGCGCGCAGGGCGAGCTGGTGCGCGAGAAGGCGCGCGGGGCGCGGGTCTACCCCAGCGGGTGCATCACCCTGGGCCAGCGGGGCGAGCAGCTCACCGAGTTCGGCGAGCTGGTGGAGGCGGGGGCCGTCTGCGTGACCGACGACGGGAAGCCGGTCACCCACGCCGGCATCATGCGCATGGCGCTGGAGTACGCGCAGAGCTTCGACCTCCCCGTGGCCGTGCACGCGGAGGAGCCGACGCTCTCGCGCGGGGGGTCGATGAACGAGGGGATCATCGCCAGCCGCCTGGGGCTCACCGGGATCCCCAACGCGAGCGAGGACGTGATGATCGCCCGCGACCTGCTGCTGGCGGAGCTGACCGGCGGGCGGCTGCACGTGCAGCACGTGGCCACGCGGGGCGGCGTGGAGCTGATCCGCGCGGCGAAGGCGAAGGGGGTGCGCGTCAGCGCCGAGGCCACGCCGCACCACTTCACGCTCACCGACGCCGCGGTCGGCTGGTACGACACCAGCGCCAAGATGAACCCGCCGCTGCGCTCGGAGGCCGACCGCGACGCGGTGCGCCAGGGGGTGGCCGACGGCACGCTGGACGTGATCGCCACCGACCACGCGCCGCACCACTACGACGAGAAGGAGCAGGCGTTCGAGGACGCGCCCTTCGGCATCGTGGGGCTGGAGACGGCGCTGGGGCTGGCCTTCACCGAGCTGGTGGCGACGGGGCTCCTGGACCTCTCCGCCCTGGTCGACCGGATGAGCTGCGCCCCCGCGCGGGCGCTCCGGCTCGACCGCTTCGGGCTGGGCACGCTCCGCGTGGGCGCCAAGGCCGACGTGACCCTGATGGACCCCCTCTCCGAGTGGACCGTGGACGTGAAGAAGTTCCTCTCCAGGAGCCGCAACACCCCCTTCGACGGGCGCAGGCTGCGCTGCCGCGCCGTGCGGACGATCGTCGCCGGGCGCACCGTGTGGTCGGCGGAGGCGGGCCGGTGA
- a CDS encoding aspartate carbamoyltransferase catalytic subunit — translation MAQAEVAAPSFGKDLVGLEELTREQIQAILDTAEHFKEISVRPVRKVPALRGRTIVNAFFENSTRTRVSFEFAEKRMGADTVSISTTGSSVQKGETLVDTARNLEAMGIDMVVIRHSSSGSARFLAERIPSSVINAGDGKHEHPTQGLLDLLTIRDHRGKIEGLRVCICGDVLHSRVARSNLHGLKRLGAEVAVCGPLTLMPPSVHELGVTVFRRIEEAIEWADVLNVLRLQLERMKAGFVPSLREYNRVFGVSRERIERAPRELLVLHPGPMNRGVEIDSDVADGPHSVILQQVTNGVAVRMAVLYLLSGGQPEQAADVKRGGEA, via the coding sequence ATGGCGCAGGCCGAGGTCGCCGCCCCCTCCTTCGGCAAGGACCTGGTGGGGCTGGAGGAGCTCACCCGCGAGCAGATCCAGGCCATCCTCGACACCGCCGAGCACTTCAAGGAGATCTCCGTCCGCCCGGTGCGCAAGGTGCCGGCGCTGCGCGGGCGCACCATCGTCAACGCCTTCTTCGAGAACTCCACCCGCACCCGCGTCTCCTTCGAGTTCGCCGAGAAGCGCATGGGGGCCGACACGGTGAGCATCTCCACCACCGGCTCCAGCGTGCAGAAGGGCGAGACGCTGGTGGACACGGCGCGCAACCTGGAGGCGATGGGGATCGACATGGTCGTCATCCGCCACTCCTCCTCGGGCTCGGCGCGCTTCCTGGCGGAGCGCATCCCCTCCAGCGTGATCAACGCGGGCGACGGCAAGCACGAGCACCCCACGCAGGGCCTGCTGGACCTCCTCACCATCCGCGACCACAGGGGGAAGATCGAGGGCCTCAGGGTCTGCATCTGCGGCGACGTGCTGCACTCGCGGGTGGCCCGCTCCAACCTGCACGGGCTCAAGCGCCTGGGCGCCGAGGTGGCCGTCTGCGGCCCGCTCACGCTGATGCCGCCCAGCGTGCACGAGCTGGGGGTGACCGTCTTCCGGCGCATCGAGGAGGCGATCGAGTGGGCGGACGTGCTGAACGTCCTGCGCCTGCAGCTGGAGCGGATGAAGGCGGGCTTCGTCCCCTCCCTGCGCGAGTACAACCGCGTCTTCGGGGTGAGCCGCGAGCGGATCGAGCGGGCGCCGCGCGAGCTGCTGGTGCTGCACCCGGGGCCGATGAACCGCGGGGTGGAGATCGACAGCGACGTGGCCGACGGGCCGCACTCGGTGATCCTGCAGCAGGTGACCAACGGCGTGGCGGTGCGCATGGCCGTGCTCTACCTCCTCTCCGGCGGCCAGCCCGAGCAGGCCGCGGACGTCAAGCGGGGAGGCGAGGCGTGA
- a CDS encoding HD domain-containing protein, translating into MSGLALSRPPAPMRDPRSFCGAPGWPLVRDLADGRDVVACYLVHEKHRKETKAAKPYLHLVLGDRTGTVEAKVWDFAERYDALFGAEDVVGVRGRTSLYNGRVEISVTALEPLEIGDDDLELFLPASPRDRGVMGKELDLLVDTVADPALRTLLLRCVGRKSTLGRQFRLHPAAKRNHHAYLGGLLEHSLSVAKAADRLCAHYQAQGARLDRDLLLAGALLHDIGKVRELSARRTFGYTDEGHLLGHIVLGIQVVAREAEGVPGLAPERLLHLQHLVASHQGRHEWASPKVPQTLEALILHYADDLDSKLNPAIALLSGVEEGGWSGYDRHLDRALFQPPAFPKNAAVEPVPAAEVVEVVLDMFRG; encoded by the coding sequence GTGAGCGGGCTCGCGCTCTCCCGTCCTCCCGCGCCGATGCGGGACCCGCGCTCGTTCTGCGGCGCGCCGGGCTGGCCCCTGGTGCGCGACCTGGCCGACGGGCGCGACGTGGTGGCCTGCTACCTGGTGCACGAGAAGCACCGCAAGGAGACCAAGGCCGCCAAGCCCTACCTGCACCTGGTCCTCGGCGACCGCACGGGGACGGTGGAGGCCAAGGTGTGGGACTTCGCCGAGCGCTACGACGCCCTCTTCGGCGCCGAGGACGTGGTGGGCGTCCGCGGGCGGACGAGCCTGTACAACGGCAGGGTGGAGATCAGCGTCACCGCGCTCGAGCCGCTCGAGATCGGCGACGACGACCTGGAGCTCTTCCTCCCCGCCAGTCCGCGCGACCGGGGGGTGATGGGGAAGGAGCTGGACCTGCTGGTGGACACCGTGGCCGATCCCGCGCTCCGGACGCTGCTCCTGCGCTGCGTGGGGCGCAAGAGCACGCTGGGGCGGCAGTTCCGGCTGCACCCGGCGGCCAAGCGCAACCACCACGCGTACCTGGGCGGGCTGCTGGAGCACTCGCTCTCCGTCGCCAAGGCGGCCGACCGGCTGTGCGCGCACTACCAGGCGCAGGGGGCGCGGCTCGACCGCGACCTGCTGCTCGCCGGCGCGCTCCTGCACGACATCGGCAAGGTGCGCGAGCTCTCCGCGCGGCGCACCTTCGGCTACACCGACGAGGGGCACCTGCTGGGGCACATCGTGCTGGGGATCCAGGTCGTGGCGCGCGAGGCCGAGGGGGTCCCCGGGCTCGCCCCCGAGCGGCTGCTGCACCTGCAGCACCTGGTCGCCAGCCACCAGGGGCGCCACGAGTGGGCGAGCCCCAAGGTGCCGCAGACGCTGGAGGCGCTCATCCTCCACTACGCCGACGACTTGGACAGCAAGCTGAACCCGGCCATCGCCCTCCTGTCCGGCGTGGAGGAGGGCGGGTGGAGCGGGTACGACCGCCACCTGGACCGCGCGCTCTTCCAGCCGCCCGCCTTCCCCAAGAACGCGGCGGTGGAGCCCGTCCCCGCGGCGGAGGTGGTGGAGGTGGTGCTCGACATGTTCCGCGGCTGA
- the pyrR gene encoding bifunctional pyr operon transcriptional regulator/uracil phosphoribosyltransferase PyrR produces MNDNRRSIMDPPAVERALSRMAEEILRLAGGTESLVLVGIHRRGVELAERISDAVEALDGRPVPTGSLDITLYRDDLMVVGPRPVIGPTRLPGSGIDERVVVIVDDVLYTGRTVRAALDELADFGRPRRTLLAVLVDRGGRELPICADVVGERVEVPDGGRVEVLVPEIDGRLGVELVHGEA; encoded by the coding sequence ATGAACGACAACCGCCGCTCCATCATGGACCCGCCCGCGGTGGAGCGGGCGCTCTCGCGCATGGCGGAAGAGATCCTCCGCCTGGCGGGCGGCACCGAGAGCCTGGTCCTGGTGGGGATCCACCGCCGCGGCGTGGAGCTGGCCGAGCGCATCTCCGACGCGGTCGAGGCGCTGGACGGCCGCCCCGTTCCCACCGGCTCGCTCGACATCACCCTCTACCGCGACGACCTGATGGTGGTGGGCCCCCGCCCGGTCATCGGCCCCACGCGGCTCCCCGGGAGCGGGATCGACGAGCGGGTGGTGGTGATCGTGGACGACGTGCTCTACACGGGGCGCACCGTGCGCGCGGCGCTCGACGAGCTGGCCGACTTCGGCCGGCCGCGGCGGACGCTGCTGGCCGTCCTGGTCGACCGCGGGGGGCGCGAGCTGCCGATCTGCGCGGACGTGGTGGGCGAGCGGGTGGAGGTGCCGGATGGAGGGCGGGTGGAGGTGCTGGTGCCGGAGATCGACGGCCGGCTGGGGGTGGAGCTGGTGCACGGGGAGGCGTGA